Part of the Brachyhypopomus gauderio isolate BG-103 chromosome 17, BGAUD_0.2, whole genome shotgun sequence genome, CTTTGTGTTTTTAAATCAAAATGCTCAAGGCATTACGTTTTTAGTAGTATGTACTGAATAAGATAAATATAAAGAATACCATACAATAACTGTAGAATTTAAACTGAGAAGTAATAATGTCTTACATTCGCTGGCTTTTAGTTTTTaaaaatcaaatgaaatcaaaatgaaatcaaaatttatttatatagcactttctACAACAGttgatgtcacaaagcagctaagtgtccgagtccaaatCCCATCTTGATCAATCAAAAGTATTTCATTCAGAACATTTATAATATACTAAGAAGTAATCTGTGACAAAGGCTGATCTGTgacaatgtaaatgtaattaatCAGTCATGTATGTCTGTTATACTACATTTCCTGTGTTAGATTTCCATTGGAGCTACCATGCTAATATAACTACCAAGGACTAAAAGCTTTTAGTCCTAAATATTttccataaataaatgtgattttTGTGAGCCATTGAGATGAATGTGAGCCATTATTTTAAGCTGAAGCAGTGGACTATACCATATTGGGGAAAATATCCACATCTCACCTCCTTCTCTTGACTTGGCGTCACAGGGCCTGTGCTGAGCCTCCTGCCCAGCCGAAGCCTCTCTTTCCATGTGTAGTAATATTCAACACACTGAGCCACTGACTTCGTCTTCACCTAGTAACAAAGTACACTGTTTACATTGATGTACACTGTCTAAAAATAGAGGTGGTGATAAATGTGAGGTATTTCATTCAGTGTTTATCATGGAGTAATTACCATCTTTTGAATCAGGTGGAAATCCTTGTTGTAATTTATTAAAGCCTTGTTGAGTTGCCTTTTTTCTTGCAGAGTCCATTTATCTGATCCTAGTTGGTGGGTTGGGgtaagggggaaaaaaagaatgatcatgtaatgtttaaaatgaaagaCAATTATGAAGCATACTGTCTGACCCAACCAAGTACAGCTCAGCCACAGTGGAGATCCACATTGACACAAGTGCAATACTACACCTGCATAATGGTAATCTGTTTGAAGACTGGACAGGCATTTTATTGGCTTCAGCGAGAGTAGTCTTTCAAGGGTTACCTGGAAAGATTCAAAGACGacattaaaaacacacacacacacacacacacacacacacacaaacacacacacacacacacacacacacatacacacacacacacacacacacacacacacacacacacacacacacaaaaacttgTGTTTCATTTATGTGTAATTATAATTTGATGTGCTTACCATAACATCTCCTCTACACTCAAAAAGACAATGTATGGTATATTCTGTGTTTGTCCCTCCACCTGGGAGCACACTGGAGCATGCCATTTTCAGGAGATCATCCACTTGAATCACACAAAAGTTTAAATGACCATCAGAACGCTTGTTTTTATAGTTTTATTTTTACCATGAAAAGAATAGTTGACCACTGCTGGCAGATCTAAACTAGTGTTTGAACATATTTTACCTCTTTGCTGATTCTCAAGCATTTCCAAATGACAGGGTTTCCACAAAAGATTAGCATTATGGATATCTTCTGCTGCTTTTGAGCTACTGTGAATATCTGGGATCTCTGCTTGAAAACTTATCCCAATATTGATCCGGCTACAACACAGAAAAGAGCATAATCTTAGTTTTAAATACAAATATAGTTATTGCCAGTCTTCTTATTAGTCATATcatatttttgttattattccTTACGGTTTCATGCCCCTTGATTTATCCTCTGGATGTAATGTTACTGTACCACCATTTACATCACCTGTGAATGAAAGATACTCATGATATACATATTTGTACACCCCTACTCTTCAGATATATTAAGGAAACCTGCAAGGTTTTCAAGGAAGaaatgtatatagtatatatgtatacatttctctctttcaaactatataatttatataattaTAAGAAAAGCCTATAGCTGGCACTATTTCATGCAGACACCTACATTTATATTTCTGTACATGTACATtaattgttttttaaaataacaatATAAAAACATGCCCTGAATGGTATACACTGAGCTGAACACCTACTGTCCTTGCATAGATGCACACGTGCAACGGTCGGTGCTCCGCTGCAGTGGTGGCCTGCCTTCAAGTTGCTGAACAAGCCAGAGCCGGGCCGTGTGGGGTTGAGCATCGGAGGTGGAGTGTAGGGAGCGTCGTCTCCGTGGCAGCCTGAGGAGTGCAACAGGCTCTGGAACAGCACGGGCCCTCTGGGGACCAGGCCCACGGTGCAGGGGGAAATCACAAGCGGCGTCAGGCGGTGCCGCGGCCTCTTTTTCTCACGCCTTGACAAAAAATCTGTGGCACCCTTCGTCTAAGATGGAAGTGTGTGTAGAATTTCATGGAGTGAACAGTTTTTTCCTTTATCTTTAAGAGGGCACTTTTTTTGTTCCCAGGAGTACTCTAGTGAGTCAAATACTGAGAAGATTTGAAAGGGTGTTTAATGGTTTCATAGAGAAACAAGGTACAGAGAAACTCACGTGTGGTGACTGGTCCTTTTGTGAAGGCTCTACTTGGGCAGTAAGGTCACTGAGTCTTGGTTGGGAATTAAGATAATTGTGGAGTTTGGGGATAATTTTGTGCCCTTCCTTTACTGGTACAGACACGGGTAATACCATGGGCTCGGTATGGGCTGTTTCTCTGGACAGCTGAACTTGTCCATCACTCTGTAAGGCAACCCAAGATTAAAGAAATTTGAGAATATATAGCAGACAAAATAAGTGTCATACTGAAATTAATAGTGTACTCTACAATGTGAAAGGGAAGTTATTTAATTTATTACTGTGAAACAGAGATTGCATTTTCTAAATTGTATTTATTCCCATGGAGGACATGCCAATCTCTCACTTTTATGAGGTGTGGTTTTTTCATAAGGGAAGTGAAGCATTACTCCCATGGTCACCACACAATTTCCAAATGCACTGCTATGTTGGCCTGTCCATAGGTGTGGCCCTTGTATCTTTAAAAAACCTTTAAATGCTGCTGTAAACAAACAGTTTGCTTTGTGCAAATATGACTTATGTCTTGATTTaaagagaaataaaatataatgtatCTTACTGTTTTGAATGACGAGGGAAGGGTCCTGAATCCCCCATGGGAGCGCATGTGACCATTTAGGGCAGGCAAGCTTTTAAACTCCCTTTGGCAAATAAGACACTTGAGCTTGGCACTGGACCCTTGTACCTTTACTACCTCAGTTTGTGGCCTAGCATCAAACACAATCAAAACAAGCCAACAAGCAAAATTTTAAACTGATTATTAGTAAGAGAAATctgttggaaaaaaaaacatgtaaattCACATGTATCTTAGTAAAGTGTAAGTCTAACCTATAGAGTGAAGAAATCTGGTCATCTTGGCTAACAGGTGGCATCTTAAGGAAAGAGGGAAGTTAGTAATGATTTTCTTTCTGAGCAGAACCAAAATAATCGCTGAAAAATGCTTTGATTATCTACCTGTGCCGGCTGTCTATGTgagttaaggtgatggactccTCCCCTCAGGGTAGTTAGTGAAGCCTCTTGACTGACCCTGACCCCTGAACCCACATGTTGATAATGGGAACTGCAGAGACTGGCCCTTCTGTAGGGGTAGTTTAAACCAACATAAACCTCCTCTTTTGGACTAGAAAATCCTGGCATAGTGTCAATTGATGACAAATGATTTTTTGCAAAAGAGGTATTTTGcttcagagaaaatgactgTGCTTGTTCCTGAGGCTGCTGTAGATGGAATATACCACTCTGGTGAGAAACATGTGGTGACTCCTGAAAGTGGGGGGAGGGTGGTGGCAGCCCTTGGCCAGCCTGGAAAGCTGGCTGTTCGTGCGCTTTACAGTTGTCAGGGTAGCAATAGTTGGGTGATCCAACAGACCCATGGGCATCCTGTGCATCCAATGAGGTGTGCTGAATGAATAGTCCCCGTTGCTCATGCTTTTGCAGGGTTGGTGAAAAAGGCGTCAGCTGTGTTTGGTGCATTGGAATCCCATACTGCTGAAGGTGATACTGGCTCTGAAGCTTACAGAGTGTGTCTTTGTTTACTTGCTCTGTGTGGCTTTCTCGCAGCTGTGGTTTGTGTTGCTGATATCCATAATGATATTGTTGGTGGTTTGGATAAGGACTGTGAGTCATATGTTGGGTGTCTCTGGGATGACAGGTGAGCTGGTAATGGCCCAGCTGTGACTGCATAGTCATGGGACTAAAAGGTTCTCGATCCGATCCATCGGGTGCTCCACTCTGTGGTGACAGCAGAATCTCGGACAATTGACCATCTCCTGAACTCTTTTCACCCACACTACCAAAAGGTTTCAGGTTTTTCACAGGAAAAGCCTTGGAAAAAGAATCCAGCCTTTGTAAATCACTGACATTGAATTCAGGTGCAGAGTCACTGTGAGGAACAACATTAAAGGGGAAGACAGTATGGGAGCATGTGGGGTCAGTCAGGTCATCCTTAGCTGATGATCCCCAAAGGGACGACGATGACTTCTCGGACTGACTATAATCCCAAGACCCTCCACTATGTGGCATGTCAAGCAGTGGAGAAAATTGGTTTTGTGGTGTGGCAGGGGATGACAAATGGTTATGGTTAACATGTGGAGACACCGGAGACTGTTGTACTGAGTGTCTGTTGGTTATACCATAGCCAGGTGTTATAGCAGCTAGATTGTTCTGAAAACGATAGGCTCCAATGCTGTCATTAGTCAAATGATTATGCTCATATAGGTCCTCTGTCATAGTGGAAGAAATTAAAATACTCTTTATTTCTGGTGTTTTACTTATTCTGTTGCCCCAGCATGAATATGCATAGGGGTTCAATATAATTGAACTGTGGAACTACCAGGATGTCGAAACTAGCTAAGATTTTTGTTTATAATTTTCCAACCACGTTTTTGCAGAATATTGTCAGAGTTCAGTTGACATGCCGCATCATGAGTGGGTCATTCCTAAGGAAAGAAACAAAGATTTCTCAATCAGAATATAAGATTCACGTTCATGTCAGTATAACAATTACATAGTGCAGTTAACAGGATACTTTGGTGGCAAACACTAGACAAATTTCTCATTTCACATAATTGAACAACAGAGCCTATACAGGAAGTTAAAATACAGCCACAGCAATCTGTTCTCATTCTGGTCCTTTACTTCTGGTCCTCAACATTATTTATAACTGAAAAATTCTATCTGTGTAATATCAACTAGGACTTCCTCTGTCTGCTACATAAGACAATGTAAAAAAGTAGGAGGTAGAAGGTTGTTGTCAACTATGTTATAATTCTCTGTTGATGCCTCTATTTTAGAGAACCTCAAAGTTGCCCATCAATTATAAAAATTCATGCTCAATGTATTAAAAAGTCGTCTATCTCTTttctattaaaaaaataaatgtcatAGTCTTTCCTGTATTTCCAAGATCAAAGGTTGATGTTCTGGAAACAGACAAATGTTTTGTCTACATTTACAAATGAGGTTTGGCCTTCCAAATTCTATGTTGGTCTCTCTAGCGCTTTGAGTAAAGTCACAACATGACTCAGACTTCCTCTCTCACCCACACTCTAGAGTATGTATATAATTCAGATATGTACTATCTTATCATTTCCTGTCACATGACCTTTTTTCAGTAGTGGTCTGACAGTTTGATCTTTATCTAGATGTCTATAAGAAAGCTAATAAAGAATATGTGGATACATGTTTCTtaccaaacgtgtgtgtgtgtgtgtgtgtgtgtgtgtgtgtgtgtgtgtgtgtgtgtgtgtgtgtgtgtgtgtgtgtgtgtgtgtgtgtgtgtgtgtgtgttgtgtaacaCTTAAACATACATGCATGTACAGTACTGGCATATGTTATTTAGGAGTATAATGGCTAATCAGTACTATTGTAATGATAGGGAAAGTCAACAAGCTAATTTGAATCGTTAGTAGTGACTTATTGAGTTGGACGGTCAATCAACTCAAGTATGATCAGATCCAGTATATAAGTGACAGAAAACTCATGTGGTCTTTGTGGT contains:
- the LOC143481288 gene encoding transcriptional-regulating factor 1, which gives rise to MTEDLYEHNHLTNDSIGAYRFQNNLAAITPGYGITNRHSVQQSPVSPHVNHNHLSSPATPQNQFSPLLDMPHSGGSWDYSQSEKSSSSLWGSSAKDDLTDPTCSHTVFPFNVVPHSDSAPEFNVSDLQRLDSFSKAFPVKNLKPFGSVGEKSSGDGQLSEILLSPQSGAPDGSDREPFSPMTMQSQLGHYQLTCHPRDTQHMTHSPYPNHQQYHYGYQQHKPQLRESHTEQVNKDTLCKLQSQYHLQQYGIPMHQTQLTPFSPTLQKHEQRGLFIQHTSLDAQDAHGSVGSPNYCYPDNCKAHEQPAFQAGQGLPPPSPHFQESPHVSHQSGIFHLQQPQEQAQSFSLKQNTSFAKNHLSSIDTMPGFSSPKEEVYVGLNYPYRRASLCSSHYQHVGSGVRVSQEASLTTLRGGVHHLNSHRQPAQMPPVSQDDQISSLYRPQTEVVKVQGSSAKLKCLICQREFKSLPALNGHMRSHGGFRTLPSSFKTSDGQVQLSRETAHTEPMVLPVSVPVKEGHKIIPKLHNYLNSQPRLSDLTAQVEPSQKDQSPHTKGATDFLSRREKKRPRHRLTPLVISPCTVGLVPRGPVLFQSLLHSSGCHGDDAPYTPPPMLNPTRPGSGLFSNLKAGHHCSGAPTVARVHLCKDSDVNGGTVTLHPEDKSRGMKPRINIGISFQAEIPDIHSSSKAAEDIHNANLLWKPCHLEMLENQQRVDDLLKMACSSVLPGGGTNTEYTIHCLFECRGDVMVTLERLLSLKPIKCLSSLQTDYHYAGSDKWTLQEKRQLNKALINYNKDFHLIQKMVKTKSVAQCVEYYYTWKERLRLGRRLSTGPVTPSQEKEHDLKEGSNGKAVQEANNQIRGPDIFDLPDDAGAVIVGVVPSAGPMFNGDEWNQSSMGGLQPSSAEHNRHKSAQQFVAGSVKSSPSNSTTSGDTDFFPCTECGKVFFKVKSRNAHMKTHRQQDDPQFWQLHRFPEQEMQTVTPGSPSVIPHLLPRTSHS